One region of Marivirga arenosa genomic DNA includes:
- the sufD gene encoding Fe-S cluster assembly protein SufD gives MSKLIKEDIDKFFIEQFQAFENSLNGESKKPLHAERKTAIDKFKTAGFPHAKDEEYKYSNIAKTFGRLFSLDNMSDGAFSLSIDEASKYFIPELDAIRLVFVNGVLDANLSDDFSSLPKGVHIQPIKIAADDYAEDFEKHFNKHEIEGSDNFTDLNTAFTNGGVFVKIDKSVVAEKSIACYYFNDAKNADIVSQPRNLVIAEKNSQASVIESYITLGEHASFTNAVTEIVVEDDAIFDYYKYQNESDKAIQVGTTMVHQLGKSVFNGVTLSLNGAMLRNNLNIAVYKEHSETNMYGLYLLDGNTHVDNHTVVDHKVPNCESNEMYKGILDGKSRGVFNGKIFVRQDAQKTNAFQSNRNVVLSDDAEVDTKPQLEIWADDVQCSHGCTVGQLDADQLFYLRARGIDKKTAKSILLNAFASDVLSNIKIEAFRTLMENKIHERL, from the coding sequence ATGAGTAAATTGATTAAAGAAGATATAGATAAATTTTTCATCGAGCAATTTCAAGCTTTTGAAAATTCTTTAAACGGAGAAAGTAAAAAGCCTTTACATGCCGAAAGAAAAACTGCCATTGATAAATTCAAAACAGCAGGTTTTCCCCATGCAAAAGATGAAGAATATAAATACAGTAATATAGCTAAGACATTTGGTAGACTTTTTAGTTTAGACAACATGTCAGATGGTGCTTTTTCATTAAGCATCGATGAGGCTTCTAAATATTTTATTCCTGAATTGGATGCTATTCGTTTGGTATTTGTAAACGGTGTTTTAGATGCTAATCTGTCAGATGACTTTAGCTCTCTTCCAAAAGGAGTTCATATTCAGCCAATAAAAATTGCAGCCGATGACTATGCTGAAGATTTTGAAAAGCACTTCAACAAGCACGAAATCGAAGGGTCTGATAATTTTACAGATTTAAATACAGCTTTTACAAATGGCGGAGTATTTGTAAAAATTGATAAAAGCGTAGTGGCTGAAAAGTCAATTGCATGTTATTATTTCAACGATGCGAAAAATGCTGATATAGTAAGTCAACCTAGAAATTTAGTTATAGCTGAAAAGAATAGTCAGGCATCTGTTATAGAATCCTACATTACATTAGGTGAGCACGCTAGTTTTACCAATGCAGTAACTGAAATTGTGGTTGAAGACGATGCAATATTTGACTATTACAAATATCAAAACGAATCGGATAAAGCGATTCAAGTTGGTACAACTATGGTACACCAATTAGGCAAATCAGTTTTTAATGGTGTTACTCTAAGTTTGAATGGTGCTATGTTACGTAACAATCTTAATATAGCTGTATATAAAGAGCATTCTGAAACGAATATGTATGGTTTGTATCTACTGGATGGAAACACACATGTAGATAATCACACAGTAGTAGACCATAAAGTACCTAATTGTGAAAGCAATGAGATGTACAAAGGTATCTTAGACGGCAAGTCTAGAGGTGTATTTAATGGTAAAATCTTTGTTCGTCAGGATGCACAGAAAACAAATGCTTTTCAATCTAATAGAAATGTAGTTTTATCGGATGATGCTGAGGTTGATACTAAGCCTCAATTAGAAATTTGGGCAGATGATGTTCAATGTTCTCATGGTTGTACAGTTGGCCAGCTAGATGCTGATCAATTATTTTACCTAAGAGCAAGAGGTATTGATAAAAAAACTGCTAAATCCATACTTTTAAATGCTTTTGCATCTGATGTATTAAGCAATATTAAAATAGAAGCATTTAGAACGCTAATGGAGAACAAAATTCATGAAAGGCTGTAG
- a CDS encoding aminotransferase class V-fold PLP-dependent enzyme: MSVALASNIDINSIRKDFPIIDQKVNGKPLIYFDNAATTQKPKSVIEALSEYYSSYNANIHRGLHTLAEKATTAFEDTRKVFQKFINANEVEEVIFTKGTTDSINLVANAYGRKFLEKGDEIVITAMEHHSNIVPWQMIAEEKGAVLKIIPVNKKGEISLDDVKATVNKNTKIVAVVYASNSLGTVNPVKEIAKIAHDHDAVMLVDGAQASSHCIVDVQDLDCDFYATSGHKMYGPTGCGILYGKRAILEEMNPYQGGGEMINNVSFEKTTYNDIPYKFEAGTPNIADVVALKKAAEYINNIGKDNIMAHEKALTAHAHERLSEIPGINFYGTADDKVSVVSFTIDNLHPYDAGLMLDAKGIAVRTGHHCTQPLMEHFGIDGTIRASFSVYNTIDEIDFFVDSLKDIVAKFS, from the coding sequence ATGAGTGTAGCTTTAGCTTCCAATATTGATATAAATAGTATTAGAAAAGATTTCCCAATCATTGATCAAAAGGTAAATGGGAAACCTCTTATCTATTTTGACAATGCAGCTACCACACAAAAACCCAAATCGGTTATAGAAGCATTATCTGAATACTATAGTTCATATAATGCTAACATACATAGAGGATTACATACTTTAGCTGAAAAGGCAACTACTGCTTTTGAAGATACTCGAAAAGTATTTCAAAAGTTTATTAATGCAAATGAAGTTGAAGAAGTAATTTTTACAAAAGGAACTACAGATAGCATTAATCTAGTAGCTAACGCCTATGGTAGAAAATTTTTAGAGAAAGGTGATGAAATAGTGATTACGGCTATGGAACACCATTCTAATATTGTTCCATGGCAGATGATAGCTGAAGAAAAAGGAGCTGTATTAAAAATTATACCTGTTAATAAGAAGGGTGAAATATCACTAGATGATGTAAAAGCTACTGTTAATAAGAATACCAAAATTGTAGCAGTAGTTTACGCTTCCAATTCATTGGGAACTGTTAATCCTGTTAAAGAGATTGCAAAAATAGCCCATGATCATGATGCAGTAATGCTTGTAGATGGGGCTCAAGCCTCCTCTCATTGTATAGTTGATGTTCAGGATTTGGATTGTGATTTTTATGCTACTTCTGGCCATAAAATGTATGGGCCAACAGGTTGCGGGATTCTATATGGTAAAAGAGCTATTTTAGAAGAAATGAATCCTTATCAAGGTGGTGGTGAAATGATCAATAATGTATCATTTGAAAAAACTACTTATAATGATATTCCATATAAGTTTGAAGCTGGCACACCTAATATTGCAGATGTAGTAGCACTAAAAAAAGCTGCAGAATACATCAATAATATTGGAAAAGATAATATCATGGCACATGAAAAGGCATTAACAGCCCACGCTCATGAAAGATTATCCGAAATACCAGGCATTAACTTTTATGGAACAGCTGATGATAAAGTAAGCGTTGTTTCATTCACTATCGATAATCTACACCCTTATGATGCAGGTCTTATGTTAGATGCTAAGGGGATTGCAGTCAGAACAGGTCATCATTGTACGCAACCCTTAATGGAGCATTTCGGAATTGATGGAACAATTAGAGCTTCCTTTTCTGTTTACAATACGATAGATGAAATAGATTTTTTTGTAGATTCTTTAAAAGATATAGTAGCAAAATTTAGCTAA
- a CDS encoding SufE family protein, with amino-acid sequence MSDQSINTRQDDIIEKFSMLDGDMEMMIGYLMELGEKLPEMPEEIKTEDNIVKGCQSKVWLTAEENDGNLSFQADSNTAITKGLVSLLVSILNNSAIDDILNADLYFVNKIGMNRFIGTQRSNGFLAMIKQIKMFALAYKTKLENEA; translated from the coding sequence ATGTCTGATCAATCAATTAATACGAGACAAGACGACATCATTGAAAAATTCTCCATGTTAGATGGAGATATGGAAATGATGATAGGTTATTTAATGGAGCTAGGCGAAAAGCTTCCTGAAATGCCTGAAGAAATAAAAACGGAAGATAATATTGTAAAAGGTTGTCAATCAAAAGTTTGGTTAACCGCTGAAGAAAATGATGGTAATCTTAGCTTTCAAGCCGATAGTAATACAGCGATTACTAAAGGATTGGTAAGTTTATTAGTGTCTATATTAAACAATAGTGCAATAGATGATATTTTAAATGCTGATTTATATTTTGTTAATAAAATTGGTATGAATAGGTTTATTGGTACGCAAAGGTCTAATGGTTTTTTAGCTATGATTAAGCAAATCAAAATGTTTGCACTAGCGTATAAAACCAAATTAGAAAATGAAGCTTAA
- a CDS encoding SUF system Fe-S cluster assembly protein gives MAEETKFEKKSEIPNLRDKVLEALKSVYDPEIPVDIYELGLIYEVNVYPVNNVYILMTLTSPSCPAAEDIPSEVEMKVRAIEGISDVKVELTFDPPYTQEMMSEAAKLELGFM, from the coding sequence ATGGCTGAAGAAACAAAATTCGAAAAGAAATCGGAAATACCTAATTTAAGAGATAAGGTTCTAGAGGCTTTAAAATCAGTTTATGACCCTGAAATTCCAGTGGACATTTACGAATTAGGATTAATATATGAGGTGAATGTATACCCAGTTAATAATGTATACATTTTAATGACTTTAACCTCTCCTTCTTGCCCAGCAGCAGAGGATATCCCTAGCGAAGTCGAAATGAAAGTGAGAGCCATTGAAGGAATCAGTGATGTAAAGGTTGAATTAACTTTCGATCCACCTTATACTCAAGAAATGATGAGTGAAGCTGCAAAGCTTGAATTAGGCTTTATGTAA
- a CDS encoding BrxA/BrxB family bacilliredoxin, with the protein MYPEELVAPMRADLTEVGFEEFKTADQVVEHLKDHKGTSLMVINSVCGCAAGAARPGVKWAVQQSPKKPDNLTTVFAGVDQEAVAKARELTAPYPPSSPSIALFKDGELVHFVERHHIEGRTAEMIGNHLVQVFEEYC; encoded by the coding sequence ATGTATCCTGAAGAATTAGTAGCACCAATGCGTGCAGATTTAACGGAAGTTGGTTTTGAAGAATTCAAAACAGCTGACCAGGTAGTGGAACACCTTAAAGATCATAAAGGAACTTCTTTAATGGTTATAAACTCAGTATGTGGTTGTGCAGCAGGTGCAGCAAGACCAGGTGTTAAGTGGGCAGTACAACAAAGCCCTAAAAAACCTGATAATTTAACAACTGTATTTGCTGGTGTTGATCAGGAAGCGGTTGCTAAAGCAAGAGAATTAACTGCTCCATACCCACCATCATCTCCATCAATTGCTTTATTTAAAGATGGTGAGTTGGTTCATTTTGTGGAGAGACACCATATTGAAGGTAGAACTGCTGAAATGATTGGAAATCATTTGGTTCAAGTATTCGAAGAGTATTGTTAA